Part of the Blastocatellia bacterium genome is shown below.
AGTTAGTTAACAATAGCTTATCAATAAATTCTAACCATCCAAAATACTTAAAGAATACTCTTAATTTTGGAGTGAGGCTTTTTAATATAGTACACCTTTTGTTTAGTTTCAGACAAGGCAAAGATCAAGATTGTTTGCCCCTAGAGCAACCAGTAAGGATATGTTTATTTTATTTGTTTTTGGCACATGTGCTTGTCAATTGTTGTTTAAGAAATTACGATAGTTAGCTAATTTTCTAGTTTTAGGAGCAAAAATTAATGAAAAAAGTTATGGTGATTGGGCTAGATTGTGCAGCCCCACAGCTAGTTTTCGACAAGTGGAAGGATGATTTACCTAATCTTAGATCTTTAATGGAAAAGGGGGTTTGGGGTAAATTACGATCTACTGATCCACCTATTACTGTTCCAGCCTGGATGTCAATGTTAACCTCAAAAAGTCCGGGTAGGCTTGGTTTTTATGGGCTACGTAACCGAGCCGACTATTCTTATGCCAAAATGTCTATTCCAAATTCTGCTCAAGTTAAAGAACCTACAGTTTGGGAAATTCTTTCAAAAGAAGGAAAAAAATGTATTGTTTTAGGTGTTCCACAAACCTATCCACCTAAACCATTAAATGGTTATTTAGTCTCTTGTTTTCTAACACCTAGCACTAAAAGCGGTTTTACTTATCCTAAAGAATTTAAGGCTGAAGTAGAAGAAGTTACTGAAGGCTATATCTTAGATTGTAATAATTTCCGAACAGATGACAAAGATCGAATCCTAAACCAAATCTTTGAAATGACAGACAAACGCTTTAAGCTAGCTAAACATTGTCTACAAACTAAAGAATGGGATTTCTTTATGATGGTAGAAATGGGAACAGATCGCATTCATCATGGTTTTTGGAAATATATGGACACAACACACTTAAAGCATGAACCAGGCAACCCCTACGAAAATTCTATTAAAAACTACTACAAGTTCTGTGATGAGCGTTTAGGTGAACTCTTAAAAATAGCTGGGCCAGAAACTACCGTTTTAGTTGTCTCTGATCACGGTGCAAGAAAAATGGATGGTGGAATTTGTATTAATGAATGGTTAATAAAAGAAGGCTACCTTACCTTAAAAGAGATGCCAAAAGAACCTGCTCCAGTAGAAAAATGTGATGTTGATTGGGAAAAAACCCGCGCTTGGGGTTCAGGTGGCTATTATGCCCGTCTAATGGTTAATGTAAAGGGCAGAGAGCC
Proteins encoded:
- a CDS encoding alkaline phosphatase family protein — its product is MKKVMVIGLDCAAPQLVFDKWKDDLPNLRSLMEKGVWGKLRSTDPPITVPAWMSMLTSKSPGRLGFYGLRNRADYSYAKMSIPNSAQVKEPTVWEILSKEGKKCIVLGVPQTYPPKPLNGYLVSCFLTPSTKSGFTYPKEFKAEVEEVTEGYILDCNNFRTDDKDRILNQIFEMTDKRFKLAKHCLQTKEWDFFMMVEMGTDRIHHGFWKYMDTTHLKHEPGNPYENSIKNYYKFCDERLGELLKIAGPETTVLVVSDHGARKMDGGICINEWLIKEGYLTLKEMPKEPAPVEKCDVDWEKTRAWGSGGYYARLMVNVKGREPQGTVAPGEEYEAFRNELIAKLEALPNHEGKPMQTKVVRPEDVYPICENIPPDLFVYFDDLNWRSVGSIGLNEIYTFENDTGPDDANHDWHGIFLMQRPTDDTSVNRTDLDIKDVAPTILHYMDQVIPQDMEGKVIK